The following are from one region of the Colias croceus chromosome 4, ilColCroc2.1 genome:
- the LOC123691002 gene encoding uncharacterized protein LOC123691002, whose translation MQRYFYGLLFAILLLSITGPLEAKRTFGGGRHSYPKSGGLSGSGGSHSYPQSGGLSGGGHGYPSSGGAHGYPSGGLSGGGHGYPSSGGSHGYPSSGGSHTYPSSGGSHGYPPGKGLSGNSPSTGAGHTTNVHYHYNYNPPQQIRYTPVHGGAPMSYPVYRGSPPNYVYQYKDSGSKYGTLLAGLALLNLGTLAAGTYALSKSHSSNNYTPRPGEVCKFGVRKDNGDYEETKIDCNLITSFIFEEEAKTQSAPAGTNTTVITTVTNVTTVNGPATDSPPPAPKQLYEMLPNGTLVPVNVTNEASANTTSNESNNTMTSSVTITTTNTTVTNALDVKGKPVEVTPGMQCYVIRHSPTSNMKRSVPCKLLQTYADQSLKKNSASKNMPALTILTVIVGMLVFH comes from the coding sequence atgcAGCGGTATTTTTATGGATTGCTCTTTGCAATCCTTCTGCTATCTATAACTGGTCCGTTAGAAGCTAAACGAACTTTCGGTGGTGGAAGACACAGTTATCCTAAATCTGGTGGCCTCTCGGGTAGTGGGGGCAGTCATTCGTATCCACAATCAGGCGGATTGTCTGGTGGGGGTCATGGTTATCCTTCGTCTGGCGGAGCTCATGGATATCCGTCTGGTGGACTGTCTGGAGGAGGACACGGTTATCCTTCCTCAGGGGGTAGTCATGGTTATCCATCGTCCGGTGGCAGCCATACATATCCATCATCCGGCGGATCTCATGGATATCCACCCGGAAAAGGACTTTCGGGCAATTCCCCAAGTACGGGTGCGGGTCATACAACTAATGTACACTATCATTACAATTATAATCCTCCACAACAAATAAGATACACTCCAGTTCACGGTGGTGCACCTATGAGCTATCCCGTCTATCGTGGATCGCCCCCAAATTACGTGTACCAATACAAAGACTCCGGCAGTAAATACGGTACGCTGCTGGCTGGGCTTGCGCTGCTCAACCTTGGAACACTTGCCGCTGGAACTTATGCTCTAAGTAAAAGTCATTCTTCAAACAATTATACGCCCCGGCCTGGCGAGGTTTGCAAATTCGGTGTTAGAAAAGACAACGGCGATTACGAAGAAACCAAAATAGACTGCAACTTGATAACTAGTTTTATATTCGAAGAGGAAGCTAAGACCCAAAGCGCCCCCGCAGGCACAAACACGACAGTAATTACAACGGTGACCAATGTAACAACCGTGAATGGTCCAGCAACAGACTCTCCGCCACCAGCTCCGAAACAATTGTATGAAATGTTGCCCAATGGTACGTTAGTTCCTGTAAATGTGACTAACGAAGCTTCAGCAAATACTACGAGTAATGAATCGAATAACACAATGACGTCATCAGTGACGATCACTACAACGAATACGACAGTCACTAATGCACTCGATGTGAAGGGAAAGCCCGTTGAAGTCACGCCGGGAATGCAGTGCTATGTGATACGACACAGCCCAACATCGAATATGAAGCGATCTGTACCTTGTAAACTTTTGCAAACATATGCCGACCAATCGCTAAAGAAGAACTCGGCGTCTAAAAATATGCCAGCTTTAACAATATTGACTGTAATTGTAGGAATGTTAGTGTTTCATTAG
- the LOC123691306 gene encoding uncharacterized protein LOC123691306 isoform X2, with translation MLYISIVTLLFTHNGISTEEIEERTAGVFSRMIPIMIPINLAHLEQPFQDGIPGDGGNIVLGAQTYQNGMTFNVDPNGPNIFGAYTNHVNQNFKFVGNQNQAQPNGGGIQYGSSTVQINNHYKTRKYARNSNEPRGYQSGHAQPEVNAETEKKSQNTAESQAYAAQPNSSSKHLSLSFNKFCVYFSVVLFKYCLF, from the exons ATGTTGTACATTTCTATTGTAACTTTACTCTTCACTCATAATGGTATATCAA CGGAGGAAATAGAAGAACGAACAGCGGGTGTGTTTAGTAGAATGATACCGATAATGATACCGATTAATCTGGCGCACCTAGAACAACCGTTTCAAGATGGGATACCCGGTGATGGAGGGAATATTGTACTGGGAGCCCAAACTTATCAGAACGGTATGACTTTTAACGTCGATCCAAATGGCCCGAACATATTTGGAGCATACACAAATCACGTAAatcaaaatttcaaattcgTGGGAAATCAAAACCAAGCACAACCGAATGGAGGTGGAATCCAATATGGATCCTCAACTGTGCAGattaataatcattataaaaCCAGAAAGTATGCCAGAAACTCGAATGAACCACGTGGATATCAATCAGGTCATGCGCAGCCTGAAGTCAACGCCGAAACAGAAAAAAAGTCACAAAATACTGCAGAAAGTCAAGCGTATGCGGCACAACCCAACTCATCAAGTAAACACTTAAGtttatcatttaataaattttgtgtaTACTTTTCAGTTGTACTGTTCAAATATTGCTTGTTTTAg
- the LOC123691306 gene encoding uncharacterized protein LOC123691306 isoform X1: MLYISIVTLLFTHNGISSIQAEEIEERTAGVFSRMIPIMIPINLAHLEQPFQDGIPGDGGNIVLGAQTYQNGMTFNVDPNGPNIFGAYTNHVNQNFKFVGNQNQAQPNGGGIQYGSSTVQINNHYKTRKYARNSNEPRGYQSGHAQPEVNAETEKKSQNTAESQAYAAQPNSSSKHLSLSFNKFCVYFSVVLFKYCLF; encoded by the exons ATGTTGTACATTTCTATTGTAACTTTACTCTTCACTCATAATGGTATATCAA GTATCCAAGCGGAGGAAATAGAAGAACGAACAGCGGGTGTGTTTAGTAGAATGATACCGATAATGATACCGATTAATCTGGCGCACCTAGAACAACCGTTTCAAGATGGGATACCCGGTGATGGAGGGAATATTGTACTGGGAGCCCAAACTTATCAGAACGGTATGACTTTTAACGTCGATCCAAATGGCCCGAACATATTTGGAGCATACACAAATCACGTAAatcaaaatttcaaattcgTGGGAAATCAAAACCAAGCACAACCGAATGGAGGTGGAATCCAATATGGATCCTCAACTGTGCAGattaataatcattataaaaCCAGAAAGTATGCCAGAAACTCGAATGAACCACGTGGATATCAATCAGGTCATGCGCAGCCTGAAGTCAACGCCGAAACAGAAAAAAAGTCACAAAATACTGCAGAAAGTCAAGCGTATGCGGCACAACCCAACTCATCAAGTAAACACTTAAGtttatcatttaataaattttgtgtaTACTTTTCAGTTGTACTGTTCAAATATTGCTTGTTTTAg
- the LOC123691132 gene encoding uncharacterized protein LOC123691132 — MGLYRCLKECFLETKSRLKGNRVDNLIWLVNVVPKLVGFSLYKDKSFAPFWIVHLSLLFYVYGVGSVVYQAKYAEGAGDFIKSYVNISIFALTVNNSYWFIMKRPLLKTVLKQVNENDTLTRETLCLTKKYEKLLSVVKIIVFIFYGFNLVDAFFIYLPHRVDVTNDYYSMTPCVGLEPLTASPNREVCLTILCLQEFCIMTVVLNYQALLLFLIAHTAVMYQMLSEEMYLLDIPVYDQTHNDLVEQKLPALVARHALTVDLTYNLKSLYSVPLGVNFGSNAVCISLFFYLPLQEWVKFAPILIYCFLVFFLYCYLGQKLINASESFERSVYACGWEKFDLKEKKIVYLLLLEAQKPIQLLAADIIPVNIYTFATTLQTMFKFVTVVKF, encoded by the exons ATGGGTCTCTATCGTTGTTTAAAAGAATGTTTTTTGGAAACTAAGTCCCGATTGAAAGGAAATCGAGTTGATAATTTGATTTGGCTAGTGAACGTCGTGCCGAAATTGGTTGGATTTTCTCTATACAAAGATAAAAGTTTTG CACCATTCTGGATCGTCCATTTGTCTCTACTGTTCTACGTTTATGGCGTGGGCAGTGTGGTCTACCAGGCAAAGTATGCGGAGGGAGCTGGCGACTTCATCAAGAGCTATGTGAACATCTCTATTTTTGCGCTTACCGTGAATAATAGCTACTGGTTTATCATGAAAAG GCCTCTACTCAAGACTGTTTTAAAGCAagtaaatgaaaatgatacATTGACCCGAGAAACATTGTGTCTCACGAAGAAGTATGAGAAACTTCTCTCAGTCgtgaaaataattgtatttattttttatggattTAACTTAGTGgatgcattttttatttacttacctcATCGTGTTGATGTTACTAATGATTACTACTCAATGACACCTTGTGTTG GATTGGAACCCCTAACCGCATCACCAAACCGGGAAGTATGTCTGACAATTCTTTGCCTTCAGGAATTTTGTATTATGACAGTAGTTCTGAACTATCAAGCTCTCCTACTGTTCCTCATAGCTCACACGGCTGTCATGTACCAAATGCTATCAGAGGAGATGTATCTGCTGGATATTCCTGTATATGACCAAACTCATAATGATCTGGTAGAACAAAAACTGCCAGCACTCGTCGCTCGTCACGCTTTGACCGTGGACCTTACATACAACCTAAAATCTTTATACAGCGTACCTCTCGGAGTCAACTTTGGTTCAAACGCAGTGTGTATCAGCTTATTTTTCTATCTACCCCTCCAGGAATGGGTAAAATTTGCcccaattttaatatattgcttTCTCGTATTCTTTTTGTATTGCTATCTTGGTCAGAAATTGATAAACGCTTCAGAATCGTTTGAGAGATCCGTGTATGCTTGTGGCTGGGAAAAGTTTGACCTAAAGGAGAAAAAGATTGTGTACCTTCTACTATTGGAGGCTCAGAAACCAATTCAATTGTTAGCAGCCGATATAATACCTGTAAATATTTACACTTTTGCAACTACATTGCAAACGATGTTCAAATTTGTCactgttgttaaattttaa
- the LOC123691131 gene encoding laccase-2-like, with product MKLFVFWFFVIANISNNGKASLESFAPTSDTIFLTDTTQKSDKSCHRPCKFNVKPRRCYYKFDVEPSLQDDGPALTINGVSPGPAIHVCVHDIIIVQVKNKIPDQDLAIHWHGLEQRGTPYMDGVPMITQCPITYGSTYKYAFKASSPGTFFYHANSVAHQSDGVYGSLIVDQPQPMEPHSSLYDYDRSLEHTLIIGARFPELLSASLNVINDIPPSSLVINGDVTGTKLFVMQSYGYRLRLINAIGIECPILVSINDHLMTVVASDGKPVQPVTTAAVKIYPGERMDVVVRADQSSGGYWLIVKGESACDSLKARSMFIYSGFNYTSMLENVPNTELNYDISNIITGQKLLSNKDANLANKIKSFYLGIDKNAIKVKDEDLDYRYISDALPKKPLYPSALSLTDSVVQINRKNFLFPNAPLLLKPRDVFNHIVCDVGAEEKHYDVQCLQTLKTANEEVELILVNEGFNSNDSYTFHMHGYSMHVVASWQSPAGLPLSRKEFEKLDKDGLIVRNLQNPPIKDTIAVPNKGFTIVRINPDNGGTWLLECRSCSLTLPVAILINTPISIPKAVVDTLPSCGSYKPADVLLH from the exons ATGaagttgtttgttttttggttttttgttATTGCTAATATTAGTAACAATGGTAAGGCTTCTTTGGAAAGCTTCGCACCGACGAGTGATACGATTTTTCTGACCGATACTACACAGAAATCAG ACAAATCATGCCATCGACCTTGCAAGTTCAACGTGAAACCTCGTAGAtgctattataaattcgaCGTGGAGCCTTCACTACAGGACGATGGTCCAGCCCTTACCATCAACGGTGTGAGTCCAGGACCGGCTATACATGTGTGTGTTCATGATATAATCATTGTCCAAGTTAAGAATAAGATCCCGGACCAAGATTTAGCCATTCATTGGCATGGGTTGGAACAGCGCGGAACGCCGTACATGGACGGGGTTCCAATGATCACCCAGTGTCCTATTACTTATGGATCTACGTATAAATATGCGTTTAAGGCGTCGTCTCCAGGAACATTCTTCTATCATGCTAACtcag TGGCTCATCAAAGCGACGGTGTCTATGGCAGCCTGATAGTAGACCAGCCACAGCCTATGGAGCCTCATTCTTCTCTATACGACTACGATAGAAGCCTAGAGCACACTCTTATAATCGGGGCGAGGTTCCCAGAGCTCCTTTCAGCAAGTTTGAATGTTATAAACGATATACCACCTAGTAGTCTAGTCATAAACGGAGACGTCACGGGAACTAA ATTATTCGTAATGCAATCATACGGCTATCGATTGCGGCTCATAAACGCGATTGGGATCGAGTGTCCCATACTGGTCAGCATTAATGACCATTTGATGACAGTTGTGGCCAGCGACGGGAAACCCGTCCAACCAGTCACTACAGCTgctgttaaaatttatcctg gaGAACGAATGGACGTCGTCGTTCGCGCCGATCAAAGCAGTGGAGGCTATTGGCTTATAGTCAAAGGAGAAAGTGCTTGCGATAGTTTGAAAGCTAGATCTATGTTCATTTATTCTGGATTTAACTATACTTCAATGTTAGAAAATGTACCG aaTACCGAATTGAACTACGATATTAGTAATATAATCACTGGTCAGAAGCTTTTGTCAAACAAAGACGCAAATCTcgcaaataaaatcaaatcattttaCCTTGGCATAGATAAAAATGCAATTAAGGTTAAAGACGAAGATTTAGACTATCGGTATATAAGTGATGCTCTACCAAAGAAGCCTTTATATCCTTCAGCATTGT CACTCACAGATAGTGTAGTCCAAATTAATCGTAAAAACTTCTTGTTCCCTAACGCACCATTATTATTGAAaccacgtgatgtcttcaatCACATTGTCTGTGATGTGGGAGCTGAAGAAAAGCATTATGATGTACAATGTCTGCAGACTTTGAAGACTGCCAATGAAGAGGTGGAACTCATATTAGTTAATGAAG gtTTTAACAGCAATGACTCTTATACTTTTCACATGCACGGCTATAGTATGCATGTAGTTGCGTCTTGGCAGAGTCCAGCCGGACTTCCCTTATCGAGAAAAGAATTTGAGAAGTTGGACAAAGACGGTCTTATAGTTAG aaaCTTGCAAAACCCGCCAATTAAGGACACAATAGCGGTACCGAACAAAGGTTTTACGATCGTAAGGATCAACCCAGATAATGGAGGGACCTGGTTGCTTGAGTGTAGGTCATGCAGCCTTACATTACCTGttgcaatattaattaacacacCCATATCAATACCTAAGGCAGTGGTTGATACGTTACCAAGTTGTGGCAGTTATAAACCAGCAGATGTATTGCTTCACTGA